Below is a window of Plectropomus leopardus isolate mb unplaced genomic scaffold, YSFRI_Pleo_2.0 unplaced_scaffold12296, whole genome shotgun sequence DNA.
ATGtatatatagacacacacacaacatcatcatcatcatcaatagtttttaaatcaaaaactaGACCTTTCCAGTCATGTGTGGTTGTGgtgaaatgaaatgacatttaTCCAGCTGCCACAATTTGACACTGACTCCTCATGTTTCTTTGAACTAATCTGACagattaaaacagacaaaaatcaAACGTGGGAAGTTAATTAAAAGTTTGTGtattgtgtgctgtgtgtgtgtgtgtgtgtgtgtttgtttgtgtgcagtcaGATGAGGCGGAGGCCACGTACCGGACGTGTATAGCAGATGCCACCGCTCagcagctggagctggagcACACAAAGGTCACAGTGCTGAGACAACTGCAGGACATCATCAAACAGAGCGACCAGACCCTCCGCTCGGtcagaacaaacacaaaactcGCTGTTATTGTCAAACTCTTTTAGAAAAATGCCCCATACTCCTGTAAggtttttgacaaataaaaactCTTTCATCATGTTGTTGTAACTCTTTCCTCCACCAGGCGACCATCTCCTACTACCAGCTCATGCACATGCAGACGGTAGCGTTGCCGGTCCACTACCAGACTCTGTGTGAGAGCAGTAAGCTGTATGACCCGGGCCAGCAGTACGCCGCCCACGTGCGAGACCTGCAGCTACCGGGGCAGCCGACTGTTCAGTACACATTTGAGAATTACTGTCCCTCCAGCTCATCGTCACAGTAAGAGCTTCAGTCAGAGCTGCAATTATCTTTAAACcttgaataaaaaatgcaagtttttggaacatttgcCATCATGCTAAGATTAATATCTCCCTCACATCTGCACATAAAATACAGAGCTGCGGCCAGTTAGCTGAGCATTAAGACTGGAAATGGGGGGAAATGACTAGCCTAGCTTTGCCCAGAGTTAACAGAAtctgctctctgcctgctgctggATGCAGGCCTCCTGAATGCTTTGAGGCCAGTTTTAACACGTGTATCTACAACTTCCAGGTCCGTCCCATGCCATTAGGCCCAAAAAGACTTAGGCCATAGACTTACTTTGggaaaagacatctgaaaatcaccagataaaatgttttttacccCCCGCAAAATGGTTTGTTTCACGATCAcaatttgatccattcagtcgaataacatttagaaagaacGGAGGAGCCACAAGATTGAATCGTTTTTATTCCTATTCGAGTTAGCAGAGGAAAGTAGCCAGCTCGACTGGCCCAATGCTGCAGAATATCCCGTTCATTTTACGATGAACtcttttggcttcatgcacaaGTTAGCAACACTATATCCAGCTCTCTTTATATGTCCTTACTGCGTCCAGCCAATAagtaaaacaaatcaatcacttttcatacacacagactataacaaaaaaaaaagtgctttatacagtaaaacaagaaaatcaggaactgaggaaacgcCACCATAAGTGAAGAAACACCAAAGGCAGAATAAAACCTATAaatagaaagattaaaaaaagtaaatacataaatgacaacagtaataataaaagataaataagtaaaatactcaaaatgtaaaaagaggtaaatgacaaaataacagCATAAAGTAAAATAACGAATAAATGtgctaataaaaataaaatgatatatgaaatagtgaaacagtgaaacaaactaaaatgtatgaataaatagtcaatagatAAAGTTCAAAATAAAGCCAAACTATCTTATGGATGGAGCCAGGCGAACTGTTTCCCCGCTTTTCAGCACTTCAGCAGAGCGAACTGACTGTTGCTGCAGCTACACATTTATGGTGAAAACATGACAGTGGTATCAATTTTCGTATCTACGTTCAGCAATATGTGTGTTTaccaaaaaaggtttttaaaaataaatctgttgatTCTGATTCTTAGGCATGGCCACAGACCCAGGAATGACAGTTTCAACACGGAGCAGACGAGCCAAACGGACAGTCCGTCCATCAGTGTGGACACCACAGCTGGAGAAAGCAGAGACGCAGAGGTTCAACGCAAGAGTAAGTGAcgcctgcagctgctgcagatgttAATGAGCTGTAGCTTCATAAAGATGATTATTATAGAGACCTCCAGGCTTTTTTGTAGTTCATTTGCTCATTTCAttccatattttaaatgtaaataacagtCGACAACATGGCTGTTTACTTGTAATTCTGACACTCACTATTCACATATTCCTGTCTCTTTGTCATCATCCTTCAGGGCAAGGCCACAAGTCGTGGGGTTCAACAGTGAGTGACGACAGTgttggaggagaaggaggcctCGAGTCTCCGACTGCCAGCACAAGTGAGTGACAGAATCACAGTAACATCCACCAGAATATCTCATTCATAAATAACCATAACGGAGAATTTCATGGTTTTTTTCCACCCTTAAGGGCACACAATATATGTATTCATATTTAATTCAGTTTCTTCTAGCACTTCTTCCCTCTCCCCAGGATGTGTGGATGTCTTCATATATGAGAGGTGATACTGAAACTGTGTATTTATTCTAGGTGACATCAGTAAAATTGCTCGGACGTCATCCACTGGAACAATGTCATCCAACGAGGACGCAGATGAGAAAGAGGGAAATGTGACCTCATTTGAATCTCCAAGTAAGATTTATAGATTGTAATCAGTGTTGATGTGATGATTCAATAGCAGGACAAgactgagagagaaacaaaaaacacttcatttgtCCTCTTGTCCCAGTATTTCTCTGCAAATTGGCAGTTTGGAGTCTTGTATGATTTTTCTTGAGAGTGTTGatgtttgtttctgtcctcAGACATGAACGGCATGGATCCTGATGTGGTGGTGTCCACCAGACCTTTCCGTAACATCGGCCTGTCGAAGGCAGCCAGAACCCACCGACTGAGGAAACTACGGACTCCTGCAAAGTGCCGCGAGTGTGACAGCTACGTTTACTTCCAGGGGGCCGAGTGTGAGGAGGTGAGGCCTTCATTTTGTCTCCTAATGTCCAACATGCAGGGAGACACTCAGGATACATCTATGCAGCTATCAAAGCATCTTATCGATGTGTTCTCACATTCTCAAAGTGTCTTAAATTCTAACTTTtttacaagtcttttttttaat
It encodes the following:
- the LOC121963732 gene encoding rho GTPase-activating protein 45-like, which codes for SDEAEATYRTCIADATAQQLELEHTKVTVLRQLQDIIKQSDQTLRSATISYYQLMHMQTVALPVHYQTLCESSKLYDPGQQYAAHVRDLQLPGQPTVQYTFENYCPSSSSSQHGHRPRNDSFNTEQTSQTDSPSISVDTTAGESRDAEVQRKRQGHKSWGSTVSDDSVGGEGGLESPTASTSDISKIARTSSTGTMSSNEDADEKEGNVTSFESPNMNGMDPDVVVSTRPFRNIGLSKAARTHRLRKLRTPAKCRECDSYVYFQGAECEE